In [Leptolyngbya] sp. PCC 7376, a genomic segment contains:
- a CDS encoding serine/threonine-protein kinase, which yields MTLPTGQTTLNGRYRISQELAQGGFGATFLAEDLHLPEHPACVVKQLKPQMDDPQSLKTARRLFETEAQILYELGKYDAIPQLFAYFEEQHEFYLVQEYIRGQDLRQEIRQQGRLSQDQVVDILKEILEILVFVHGSNVIHRDLNPSNLIRRASDRRLCLIDFGAVKRVTTQFQQATGRATVAIGTQGYIPSEQAQGRPQFGSDIYAAGMIAIEALTGQFPHTLATDPHTAELIWRDTIIHLDPEFADIIDKMVRHDFRERYFSAQAALDALNEMGKEEESNTVVLRPQVPDPANVPANNVQAAPVPVATSSFYTQVPQGAGRAFTINPKDRTAMAVVIGLGLAAVVSLGATLNIGMQWLSSRQERIEQYEQGQVYQELGEAENALASYQEVLNQDASHQGALLGKAQVLQQLQRYDEALATYDELLQLSPNDWEAWWGRGKIYSDRQQYGQAITSLNRAIQGNGNNLEIWQTKAQIHLAQDDRENALRSLEAVLKLDSRQAWAWYEKGWIHHQQEQYKEAIAAYDRALRINNSDPNIWYQKGNSYFKLANYQEAKNAYGRVVKLKPDHAPAWYSQGIAFENLEKFRDAQQSFTKVVELEPENDRAWYHLAWNAQQANNRDTAIMAYRRTVSIKGNDHSSWVNLGNLFYEAKNYPEAIAAYERALALKTQDGNSWELKGNSHLLIGDYAEAIAAYDQALQYKPGDEEILANREQAEAELERRRLKEELKEELKEELEETAEDIKSGLDSLLPWL from the coding sequence ACGCTATCGCATCTCCCAAGAACTTGCCCAAGGGGGCTTTGGGGCAACTTTTCTTGCGGAGGACTTGCATCTGCCAGAACATCCTGCCTGCGTGGTAAAACAACTCAAACCACAAATGGACGATCCGCAATCTCTCAAAACAGCGCGGCGGCTATTTGAAACTGAGGCACAAATTTTATATGAGTTGGGGAAGTATGATGCCATCCCACAGCTTTTTGCTTATTTCGAGGAGCAACACGAGTTTTATCTCGTTCAGGAATACATTAGAGGGCAAGATTTACGGCAAGAAATTCGGCAGCAGGGCAGACTGTCTCAAGATCAAGTTGTCGATATTCTCAAAGAAATTTTAGAGATCTTGGTGTTTGTGCATGGTAGTAATGTCATTCACCGTGACCTCAACCCCAGTAACCTCATCCGTCGGGCTAGCGATCGCCGTCTCTGTTTAATTGATTTTGGTGCAGTAAAAAGAGTTACCACCCAATTTCAGCAGGCAACGGGTCGCGCCACAGTGGCCATTGGTACCCAAGGCTATATCCCCAGCGAACAGGCTCAAGGTCGTCCACAATTTGGTAGTGATATTTATGCAGCAGGGATGATTGCCATTGAAGCTCTTACAGGACAGTTTCCTCATACCCTCGCAACCGATCCTCACACTGCAGAGTTAATTTGGCGAGATACGATCATCCATCTTGACCCTGAATTTGCTGACATTATCGACAAGATGGTGCGCCATGATTTTCGGGAACGATATTTTTCCGCCCAAGCTGCCCTCGATGCTCTTAATGAAATGGGAAAAGAAGAGGAATCAAATACTGTGGTGCTCCGTCCCCAAGTGCCCGACCCAGCAAATGTGCCAGCCAATAATGTACAAGCTGCTCCAGTGCCAGTGGCGACCTCGTCTTTTTATACTCAGGTTCCTCAGGGAGCTGGCCGAGCTTTCACCATTAATCCAAAAGATCGCACAGCAATGGCTGTGGTGATTGGTTTAGGTCTAGCAGCTGTGGTGAGTTTAGGCGCGACGCTCAATATTGGCATGCAATGGCTGTCTAGTCGTCAGGAACGGATTGAGCAATATGAGCAGGGGCAAGTTTATCAAGAGCTGGGTGAAGCCGAAAACGCTCTCGCTAGCTATCAAGAAGTCCTCAACCAAGATGCGAGTCATCAAGGGGCATTACTCGGTAAGGCGCAGGTTTTACAACAGCTCCAGCGTTATGACGAAGCTTTGGCGACCTATGATGAGTTGCTCCAGCTCAGTCCGAATGATTGGGAAGCTTGGTGGGGGCGGGGCAAGATTTACAGCGATCGCCAACAATATGGCCAAGCAATTACGTCTCTAAATCGAGCCATTCAGGGGAACGGCAATAATTTAGAAATTTGGCAAACAAAAGCGCAAATTCATCTTGCTCAGGATGATCGCGAGAATGCTCTCAGAAGCCTAGAGGCGGTTCTGAAACTAGATAGTCGCCAAGCTTGGGCGTGGTACGAAAAGGGCTGGATTCATCATCAACAAGAGCAATATAAAGAGGCGATCGCCGCCTATGATCGGGCGCTGCGCATCAATAATTCTGACCCAAATATTTGGTATCAAAAAGGAAATAGCTATTTCAAACTAGCCAATTATCAAGAAGCAAAAAATGCTTATGGTCGCGTGGTAAAACTTAAGCCGGATCACGCTCCCGCTTGGTATAGCCAAGGGATTGCTTTCGAAAATCTTGAGAAATTTCGTGATGCCCAGCAGTCTTTTACGAAAGTGGTTGAGTTAGAGCCAGAGAATGATCGCGCTTGGTATCATCTCGCGTGGAATGCCCAACAGGCGAATAATCGAGACACGGCAATTATGGCCTACCGTCGCACTGTCAGCATTAAAGGTAATGACCATAGTAGCTGGGTCAATCTCGGGAACCTCTTCTACGAAGCAAAGAATTATCCTGAGGCGATCGCCGCCTATGAGCGTGCCCTTGCCCTAAAAACCCAAGACGGCAATAGTTGGGAACTCAAAGGCAATTCTCACCTACTTATCGGGGACTATGCCGAGGCGATCGCCGCCTATGATCAAGCTTTGCAATATAAGCCTGGTGATGAAGAGATTCTCGCCAATCGTGAGCAAGCCGAAGCTGAACTCGAACGTCGTCGACTCAAAGAAGAGCTCAAGGAAGAACTTAAAGAAGAGCTGGAAGAAACCGCTGAGGATATTAAATCTGGCCTAGACAGTCTATTACCTTGGCTCTAA